A window from Photobacterium atrarenae encodes these proteins:
- a CDS encoding NAD(P)/FAD-dependent oxidoreductase gives MKTYDVVICGGGVIGASVAYFLSRQKDLKIAVVDYKYPGNASRASAGGLWAMGESTGLGCGVILFKTLSKQMRESGATDAPELNPHIMPEPFFNMSMMSNAMYPALYDELLENHGVDFKFERTGLKFVLFDQYDRLYAEHIAAAIPDRQAHVRWLSQAELHDEEPNVSRDAVGAMEFDCDHQINPYRLNEAYLEAARQNGVELYLNTKVTGIERHGNRVTAVKTEQGVLPCQMMINAAGAWAETISQWATGYALPVFPVKGQVIITEKLPKLLNGCLTTSDCYIAQKDNGEILIGSTTEERGFDTSNDVKYIKQLAQGAMKSIPALRDMNIKRCWAGLRPGSPDELPILGPVPGIEGYLNACGHFRTGMLTSAITGQLLDELVRAMPTTIDIEPFAYERFLNEDGIMIAEHKLAHSL, from the coding sequence ATGAAAACATATGATGTTGTCATTTGTGGGGGTGGCGTAATTGGGGCATCAGTGGCTTACTTCCTCAGCCGTCAGAAAGATCTGAAAATTGCCGTGGTTGATTACAAGTATCCCGGCAACGCGTCACGAGCATCGGCCGGGGGGCTTTGGGCCATGGGTGAATCCACGGGACTGGGATGCGGCGTCATTCTGTTCAAAACCCTCTCGAAGCAAATGCGGGAATCCGGGGCGACCGATGCACCGGAGCTGAACCCGCACATCATGCCAGAGCCGTTTTTTAATATGTCGATGATGTCCAATGCGATGTACCCGGCGCTGTACGATGAACTGCTCGAAAACCATGGCGTGGATTTCAAGTTTGAACGGACCGGCCTGAAGTTTGTCCTGTTCGACCAGTATGACCGCTTGTACGCAGAGCATATCGCCGCAGCCATCCCGGATCGTCAGGCGCATGTGCGTTGGCTCTCGCAGGCCGAGTTGCATGACGAAGAGCCAAACGTCTCGCGCGATGCCGTCGGAGCGATGGAATTCGACTGCGATCACCAGATCAACCCGTATCGTCTGAATGAAGCCTACCTTGAAGCGGCCCGACAGAATGGGGTTGAGCTGTACCTGAACACCAAAGTGACCGGCATTGAGCGACACGGAAACCGCGTCACCGCCGTCAAAACAGAGCAAGGCGTGCTGCCGTGTCAGATGATGATTAACGCCGCGGGGGCCTGGGCAGAAACCATCAGCCAATGGGCAACCGGATATGCCCTCCCTGTTTTCCCGGTCAAAGGCCAGGTGATCATCACCGAGAAGCTGCCGAAGCTACTCAACGGCTGCCTGACCACCAGTGACTGCTACATCGCGCAGAAAGACAACGGGGAAATTCTCATCGGCTCCACCACCGAAGAAAGAGGGTTTGATACCAGCAACGATGTCAAATACATCAAGCAGCTGGCACAGGGGGCGATGAAATCGATCCCCGCACTGCGCGATATGAACATCAAACGTTGCTGGGCAGGACTCAGACCGGGATCGCCGGATGAACTGCCGATCCTGGGTCCGGTTCCGGGGATTGAAGGTTATCTCAATGCCTGCGGCCATTTCCGGACCGGAATGCTGACCTCGGCGATCACCGGACAACTTCTGGATGAATTAGTCCGGGCCATGCCGACCACCATCGACATCGAACCGTTCGCGTATGAGCGTTTCCTGAATGAAGATGGCATCATGATCGCAGAACATAAGCTCGCCCATTCATTATAG